The proteins below are encoded in one region of Rhizophagus irregularis chromosome 13, complete sequence:
- a CDS encoding uncharacterized protein (antiSMASH:Cluster_1), translating into MGQLIWNQWARLISLTAGVFQLIGGLFAFFYRYSMFKAVIDINFLFNPFNYLAIICTVTGLIIIALELPLPFLKDTFLVRSFIPRILLYVPISFVSVFNYQNVNPALYLFIGTLMYLTAAIKGETNRVNNTLRSKV; encoded by the exons atggGTCAACTCATTTGGAACCAATGGGCAAGATTGATCAGTCTCACCGCTGGTGTCT ttcaACTTATCGGAGGACTTTTCGCTTTCTTTTACCGTTATTCAATGTTTAAAGCCGTTATTGATATAAACTTTTTGTTCAATCCTTTCAATTATCTTGCAATTATTTGCAC TGTCACtggattaataataatagctcTTGAATTACCCTTACCATTCCTCAAGGATACATTCCTAGTGAGATCTTTCATTCCCAGAATACTCTTATACGTCCCTATATCATTTGTTTCAgtatttaattatcaaaatgtaAATCCTGCTCTTTACTTATTTATCGGTACATTAATGTATCTCACAGCTGCAATTAAAGGTGAAACTAATAGAGTCAATAATACTTTAAGATCAAAAGTATAG